One part of the Rhodanobacteraceae bacterium genome encodes these proteins:
- a CDS encoding ClpX C4-type zinc finger protein yields MNLPPPVLDSSRVLRYAVVDNSVNFTNRIKLNVAGEWLGKVPRLAISKNYVVPDDYLLLFCGESWEVLGVISGENIEMLMAKAERGYEGIKNLWIEHPASDEQVAEYLENEYGVDPNSEWWKCICSFCGKDQTEVGGMFEGKRSTICHECVRWLSSELGNTSGYG; encoded by the coding sequence GTGAACCTTCCACCGCCTGTTCTTGATTCTAGTCGCGTGCTCAGGTATGCGGTTGTAGACAACTCCGTCAACTTTACGAATCGGATCAAACTGAATGTGGCTGGTGAATGGCTCGGGAAAGTGCCTCGGCTCGCAATCTCGAAGAACTACGTGGTGCCAGATGATTATCTCCTCCTTTTCTGTGGTGAATCGTGGGAAGTTCTAGGAGTCATTTCTGGAGAGAATATAGAAATGCTCATGGCGAAGGCCGAGAGGGGATATGAAGGAATAAAAAATCTGTGGATAGAGCATCCTGCGTCAGACGAACAAGTTGCTGAATACTTAGAAAATGAGTACGGGGTTGATCCAAATTCCGAATGGTGGAAATGTATCTGTTCGTTCTGTGGAAAAGACCAAACGGAAGTTGGTGGCATGTTCGAAGGAAAGAGGTCAACTATTTGCCATGAGTGTGTCAGGTGGCTTTCAAGCGAACTTGGGAATACGTCAGGTTATGGCTAA